The following coding sequences lie in one Aspergillus puulaauensis MK2 DNA, chromosome 3, nearly complete sequence genomic window:
- a CDS encoding uncharacterized protein (COG:S;~EggNog:ENOG410PIC4;~InterPro:IPR007325,IPR037175;~PFAM:PF04199;~go_function: GO:0004061 - arylformamidase activity [Evidence IEA];~go_process: GO:0019441 - tryptophan catabolic process to kynurenine [Evidence IEA]) — translation MAPSEYTSLPSFDELPAVKGMPQGCAWGVFDKDGQKDHIGCLNLLTPSVVQAALKEAQEGYSVSLNWPINAIHTPGFQRAGLQHTVSSFQDTPFKLHGFDDEVSFNTQCSSQWDSLVHFGHQPTGFSYNGVKPTKEALIQANTPFEKNRELPTLDHWHSRGGLVGRGVLLDYKAWADAQGRVYSPFDAHKITVKELEEIARWEGVELRQGDILIIRSGFTKGLTEAATAEKQRELMASHRTVGVEGSVDSAKWFWNHHFAAVAGDAIAFEQLPPVKADGTEGGVGDLVLHQYFLGMFGLNIGELWDLEGLSRTCAGKKKYSFLLTSCPLNVPGSVGSPPNALAIF, via the exons ATGGCACCATCCGAGTACAcctctctccccagcttcgACGAACTCCCAGCAGTAAAGGGCATGCCCCAAGGCTGCGCATGGGGGGTCTTCGACAAAGACGGACAGAAAGACCACATCGGGTGTCTGAACCTCCTCACACCGTCTGTCGTCCAGGCGGCTTTGAAAGAAGCGCAAGAGGGCTACTCGGTCTCGCTGAACTGGCCGATCAACGCGATCCACACGCCCGGGTTCCAGCGCGCAGGCCTGCAGCACACGGTTTCTTCGTTCCAGGATACACCGTTTAAATTGCATGGGTTTGACGATGAGGTGTCGTTTAACACGCAGTGCTCGAGTCAGTGGGACAGTCTGGTGCATTTTGGACACCAACCGACTGGGTTTAGTTACAACGGGGTGAAGCCAACCAAGGAGGCGCTGATCCAGGCGAATACGCCGTTTGAGAAGAACCGCGAGCTGCCGACGCTGGACCATTGGCATTCGCGTGGGGGTCTGGTTGGGCGTGGCGTTTTGCTGGATTATAAGGCTTGGGCGGATGCGCAGGGCCGAGTGTATTCGCCGTTTGATGCCCACAAGATCACggtgaaggagctggaggagattgcaagGTGGGAAGGGGTTGAGCTGCGGCAGGGGGATATCTTGATCATTCGCAGTGGGTTTACGAAGGGGCTGACGGAGGCTGCGACGGCAGAGAAGCAGCGCGAGTTGATGGCTAGCCACCGCACCGTTGGGGTGGAGGGAAGCGTCGATAGTGCGAAGTGGTTCTGGAACCATCATTTCgcagctgttgctggtgatgcAATTGCGTTTGAGCAGCTGCCTCCTGTCAAGGCGGATGGGACCGAGGGTGGTGTGGGTGACCTGG TATTGCACCAGTACTTCCTGGGCATGTTCGGGCTCAACATCGGAGAGCTGTGGGATCTCGAGGGCCTGTCCAGGACCTGtgctgggaagaagaagtactCTTTCCTGCTTACCAGCTGTCCCTTGAATGTTCCTGGCAGTGTGGGCAGCCCGCCAAACGCCCTGGCCATTTTTTAG
- a CDS encoding Zn(II)2Cys6 transcription factor (COG:S;~EggNog:ENOG410Q2ED;~InterPro:IPR036864,IPR021858,IPR001138;~PFAM:PF00172;~go_function: GO:0000981 - DNA-binding transcription factor activity, RNA polymerase II-specific [Evidence IEA];~go_function: GO:0008270 - zinc ion binding [Evidence IEA];~go_process: GO:0006355 - regulation of transcription, DNA-templated [Evidence IEA]), whose amino-acid sequence MVASPSIDVSHLWLLPASAEDSSADSVMRGCLTCRKRHLKCDKTGTECLRCQRSGRQCIPAPAKPEEVTFRHGQNPSMRSKDPPRYGESDLSFPGNQVWMEVPLELTFEDETEQTAADYHVVSAGESPVVPKTTRKARFSTSTSTLPSIASPTQAFTSSAGPSRKIPHSRTHSMDSLLPPDTPRDHPKLADFNEAFLLRHFQRTLGPWLDSCDHERQFSMDVVERAPSYPLLLYACLATAARHLSQTTNLIPPNTADEYHEKCIAILLPGLGNWESRIGLDILLASTVILRFFEQISSHAPSNDSQRHLLAGSVYISSQVDCAVSGGLAEASFWVFVMQDIQFALASQNPLRLTLSPFDERLQLMWTHRVSQTDRDWAHRAVWLLAGCINYCYGGRDPHASVTERNILKQKINAWEARKPDGFRPLHFSLADSRIGRPYPVVWYTKPLYATAAQHICLAKALIQEYELRNLYANHNPGQDISTIEDDVTKNLGIIFGIALSSDGDPSTRVMACHALCACGSWVRDPLSRRCLLDLLQKTEAENGWPWAFVSQNLGQEWRLTAS is encoded by the exons ATGGTTGCTTCGCCCAGCATTGATGTTTCTCATCTATGGCTTTTACCAGCGTCTGCCGAAGACAGCTCTGCCGATAGCGTTATGAGGGGTTG TCTCACTTGCCGCAAACGCCATCTGAAAT GTGATAAAACCGGAACCGAATGTCTTCGCTGCCAACGTTCTGGGCGACAGTGTATTCCCGCACCAGCGAAGCCAGAGGAGGTCACCTTCCGACATGGTCAAAACCCGTCTATGCGATCGAAAGACCCTCCTCGATATGGAGAGAGTGACTTGTCATTCCCGGGTAATCAAGTTTGGATGGAAGTGCCACTTGAAT TAACTTTCGAAGATGAGACAGAACAGACAGCCGCCGATTATCACGTCGTCTCGGCGGGAGAGTCGCCAGTAGTCCCGAAGACGACGCGCAAAGCTCGATTCAGcacttcgacttcgacccTACCTTCGATAGCATCTCCTACTCAAGCATTTACTTCAAGCGCTGGACCGTCGCGCAAGATTCCCCATTCACGAACCCATTCAATGGATTCGCTCCTGCCACCGGACACTCCGCGCGACCATCCGAAGCTGGCAGATTTTAACGAAGCTTTCCTTTTACGACACTTTCAACGAACTCTCGGCCCATGG CTTGACTCATGTGACCACGAAAGACAATTCTCAATGGATGTTGTGGAACGAGCACCCTCCTACCCTCTATTACTCTACGCATGCTTGGCCACCGCCGCCCGCCACCTTTCTCAAACGACGAACCTCATTCCCCCGAATACTGCAGACGAATACCACGAGAAATGCATTGCTATCCTCCTTCCCGGTCTTGGGAATTGGGAGTCGAGAATAGGCCTAGATATTCTGCTGGCGTCCACAGTTATTCTGCGCTTTTTTGAGCAGATTTCAT CACATGCCCCCTCAAACGATTCACAGCGACACCTCCTAGCTGGCTCTGTATATATAAGCTCTCAGGTTGATTGCGCTGTATCTGGTGGCCTTGCAGAGGCATCCTTTTGGGTGTTTGTAATGCAGGACATCCAATTTGCGCTAGCTTCCCAGAACCCCCTGCGCCTTACGCTGAGCCCGTTCGACGAGAGACTACAGCTCATGTGGACACATCGAGTGTCGCAAACTGACCGCGACTGGGCGCATCGCGCAGTGTGGCTCTTAGCCGGATGTATCAACTACTGTTATGGTGGACGCGACCCCCATGCAAGTGTGACGGAAAGAAACATATTGAAGCAAAAGATCAATGCCTGGGAAGCACGAAAGCCGGATGGGTTCCGTCCATTGCACTTTTCACTTGCGGACTCAAGGATTGGCAGACCCTATCCTGTTGTCTGGTACACAAAACCACTTTACG CAACTGCCGCGCAGCACATATGCCTAGCTAAAGCTTTAATTCAGGAGTACGAGCTCCGGAATTTGTACGCAAACCACAATCCAGGGCAGGATATTAGCACAATAGAG GATGACGTGACCAAGAATTTGGGTATTATTTTTGGTATCGCTCTTTCAAGTGATGGCGACCCATCTACCCGCGTCATGGCATGCCATGCACTATGCGCCT GTGGTTCCTGGGTTCGTGATCCACTTTCGCGGAGATGTCTCCTTGATTTGCTTCaaaaaacagaagcagaaaacGGATGGCCATGGGCTTTTGTATCGCAAAATCTAGGCCAAGAGTGGCGCCTCACTGCAAGCTGA
- a CDS encoding putative MFS transporter Fmp42 (COG:U;~EggNog:ENOG410PGXU;~InterPro:IPR036259;~TransMembrane:12 (i145-165o195-215i222-242o248-268i280-302o314-333i455-477o497-517i524-542o548-567i579-598o618-636i)): protein MSLPRVSYLESWESNPASFRRQQDRDQSPVRAPYNDDDEESYNDLPDTSVASSFPSVTDLPSLRQRLNFNPISGLGWNQATRDGADHDLNSLSRVSSLVSKHGHANHSIEGGEAADSAELEQDNWGPLETTGAFEIGGVKRAFQIFVAVVYCFFSAGTVFGFAAIKPVFIREGVYSDFCSGEEDACYGQELRLNLMFTIAAVATNVSALPVGTILDTYGPRVCGIIGSIFLFVGALLLALASRLPFDGYILGYLLLALGGPFIFISSFHLSNTFPARSGLILSSLTGAFDASSAVFLIFRVINEKTKASFSSQKFFLVYLMVPVLILIAQMSIMPKTSYKTAGELVQQAEDHIIAEAADRVDDDILDRDEGERQRNDRRMHRQNVVSKIQDLLADDDNASTITDLGQALNDGQDINEINATHTLPGLNAPNKHTTGGVWGAMHGCSAIEQIRSPWFALIAFFTVLQMLRINYFVASIRQQYEYLFDSVEDARRINEFFDFLLPLGGLASVPFIGTILDTASTPFVLLVLSATATVIGALGCIPDSHEAAYANVILFVVYRPFYYTAVSDYAAKVFGFQTFGKVYGLIICIAGLGNFAQAGLDTLTFTVFERNPIPVNFILTALTAVTGAALVLFVWRKAAGMAASGEFGAGITDPEFAVVVQDYDGIVARDWEHQPLLLPRSIPSRPQPQSPSYGSLRTP from the exons ATGTCCCTCCCTCGAGTCTCCTATCTAGAGTCTTGGGAGTCGAATCCGGCATCATTCCGCCGTCAGCAGGATCGGGATCAGAGCCCCGTACGCGCACCCTAcaatgacgatgacgaagaatcGTACAATGATCTTCCGGACACCTCAGTAGCATCGTCATTTCCATCTGTCACCGATCTACCGTCGCTAAGGCAACGTCTAAACTTCAACCCGATTTCTGGTCTGGGCTGGAACCAGGCCACCAGAGATGGCGCAGACCACGATCTCAATTCTCTGTCGAGAGTTTCCTCTCTCGTCTCCAAGCATGGTCACGCCAATCACTCCATAGAGGGCGGAGAAGCAGCGGATTCCGCTGAGTTGGAGCAAGATAACTGGGGCCCGTTGGAAACCACCGGGGCTTTCGAAATCGGTGGTGTAAAAAGAGCTT TCCAGATATTTGTTGCCGTGGTATACTGCTTCTTTTCAGCAGGGACAGTGTTCGGGTTTGCAGCTATCAAACCGGTGTTTATTAGGGAAGGGGTTTACAGTGACTTTTGTtcgggagaagaggatgctTGCTACGGGCAGGAACTCCG TCTTAATCTGATGTTTACGATTGCAGCAGTCGCCACCAACGTGTCCGCTCTCCCAGTCGGTACTATTCTTGACACATACGGGCCCCGAGTGTGCGGGATAATTGGAAGTATTTTCCTCTTCGTGGGagcgcttctcctcgcaCTAGCGAGCCGTCTTCCATTCGATGGATACATCCTTGGCTACCTTTTATTAGCCCTGGGAGGACCATTCATTTTTATTTCATCATTCCATCTGTCGAACACCTTCCCAGCTCGCTCGGGGCTGATACTCTCATCTTTGACGGGTGCTTTCGATGCATCCAGCGCCGTGTTCCTGATTTTCCGGGTCATCAATGAGAAAACAAAGGCCTCGTTCTCGTCCCAAAAGTTCTTCTTGGTTTACCTTATGGTTCCAGTGCTTATATTAATCGCGCAGATGTCGATCATGCCAAAGACGTCGTATAAAACGGCTGGAGAGCTCGTGCAACAAGCGGAAGATCACATTATCGCCGAAGCTGCCGATCGTGTCGATGACGATATTTTGGAccgcgacgagggcgagCGTCAACGAAATGATCGCCGTATGCACCGCCAAAACGTTGTCAGCAAAATCCAGGATCTCCTtgccgatgacgacaacGCGTCCACCATTACCGATCTCGGTCAGGCATTAAATGACGGTCAGGATATCAACGAGATCAATGCAACACACACCCTCCCTGGCCTGAATGCACCAAACAAGCACACTACCGGTGGTGTCTGGGGCGCAATGCACGGCTGCTCCGCGATTGAGCAGATCCGCTCTCCGTGGTTCGCGCTGATCGCATTTTTCACTGTCCTCCAGATGCTTCGCATCAATTACTTCGTCGCATCCATCCGCCAACAATACGAATATCTCTTCGACTCCGTGGAAGACGCACGTCGCATCAACGAAttctttgatttcctcctccccctggGCGGCCTCGCTTCTGTTCCGTTCATTGGAACAATCCTCGATACCGCCAGCACTCCATTtgtcctccttgttctctCCGCAACGGCAACCGTCATCGGCGCCCTAGGCTGCATCCCAGATAGCCATGAAGCGGCCTACGCAAACGTtatcctcttcgtcgtctaCCGCCCCTTCTATTACACCGCCGTGTCTGACTACGCCGCCAAAGTTTTCGGCTTCCAAACTTTCGGCAAAGTCTACGGGCTGATCATCTGCATCGCAGGACTAGGAAACTTCGCACAAGCAGGTCTCGATACGCTCACATTCACCGTCTTCGAGCGAAACCCCATCCCAGTAAACTTCATCTTAACGGCTCTCACGGCCGTCACGGGGGCtgccctcgtcctcttcgtctggCGCAAAGCCGCCGGTATGGCGGCCTCGGGCGAGTTTGGTGCTGGTATCACCGACCCCGAGTTCGCCGTCGTAGTCCAGGATTACGATGGCATTGTGGCAAGAGATTGGGAGCACCAGCCTCTTTTGCTGCCGCGTTCGATTCCGTCGAGGCCGCAGCCACAGTCGCCTTCTTATGGAAGTCTAAGGACTCCTTAG
- a CDS encoding uncharacterized protein (COG:S;~EggNog:ENOG410PZXE;~InterPro:IPR009571;~PFAM:PF06687;~TransMembrane:4 (i51-71o168-190i202-226o273-293i);~go_component: GO:0005886 - plasma membrane [Evidence IEA]): protein MGFFGGRGRGKGRNGRQNRGTQPYNAVPQGVSHGYHKSGGGKKSRSCNPKVACFAVLVWMAVVVMSVITLVGCMSKAPGIDQLYLVELRQNTSYEFRFDIGYFGGCISTSPLDESASSSSTHCVGNLRAPDLDDLTETFIEKLPSAGDLAPVLNTALPLARDLQTNVFFFPLPPIHLFFFGLSGIILLFGLGGKARSRAYKFGVVVAAVLGALAMTTAFIMCIGSLQAMNALELLIGGDNTDASTDANIIADPVRIDIGNGIRLHGAHRLAHVQYALAAFTMLFYVLLGTMYAKRKPDEPIVVMSANPMRCARR, encoded by the exons ATGGGTTTCTTCGGAGGTAGGGGCCGTGGCAAGGGCCGCAATGGCCGCCAGAACCGAGGCACACAACCATACAATGCTGTACCGCAAGGCGTGTCTCATGGGTACCATAAGTCTGGTGGTGGCAAGAAAAGCCGGTCTTGCAACCCGAAGGTAGCATGCTTCGCGGTATTGGTATGGATGGCCGTAGTGGTCATGAGTG TGATCACACTCGTCGGATGCATGAGCAAAGCCCCGGGAATTGACCAGCTCTACCTTGTTGAACTGCGTCAAAATACATCTTATGAATTCCGATTTGACATTGGGTATTTCG GCGGATGTATATCCACATCACCCTTAGACGAAAGCGCGAGCAGCTCCTCCACTCACTGCGTTGGCAACCTCCGCGCCCCTGACCTCGACGACCTCACCGAAACCTTTATCGAGAAGCTCCCAAGTGCAGGTGATCTCGCACCAGTCCTAAACACCGCGCTTCCTCTAGCCCGAGACCTCCAAACAaacgtcttcttcttcccccttcCCCCAAtccacctcttcttcttcggcctcagcGGCATCATCCTCTTATTCGGACTAGGCGGCAAAGCGCGCAGCCGCGCATACAAATTCGGCGTCGTTGTCGCCGCTGTATTGGGGGCACTGGCCATGACCACAGCATTCATCATGTGCATTGGGTCGCTGCAAGCCATGAACGCGCTAGAGCTGCTCATTGGCGGCGACAATACCGATGCCAGCACCGATGCAAATATAATAGCCGACCCTGTGAGAATCGACATTGGCAACGGGATAAGGCTACATGGCGCGCATAGGTTGGCGCACGTGCAATATGCGCTGGCGGCGTTTACGATGCTGTTCTACGTCTTGCTTGGGACTATGTAtgcgaagaggaagccggATGAACCAATTGTGGTTATGAGTGCGAATCCTATGCGGTGTGCGAGGAGGTAG
- a CDS encoding MDR family MFS transporter (COG:G;~EggNog:ENOG410PUZB;~InterPro:IPR020846,IPR011701,IPR036259;~PFAM:PF07690,PF06609;~TransMembrane:14 (i51-76o88-108i120-145o151-170i182-203o209-230i242-262o274-293i314-338o350-371i380-398o404-428i440-464o524-541i);~go_function: GO:0022857 - transmembrane transporter activity [Evidence IEA];~go_process: GO:0055085 - transmembrane transport [Evidence IEA]) — MDEISVAQPQNPSLGLETPVQQGPATIPAMEPLQVSEDPASSPPARSKLRIYSIILMLCLVLFIAALDQTIVATAIPSMTKDLNSAAGYTWIGASYLLAMCAANPTWVRISDIWGRKPAALGANIVFTIGSVIAGASTTMPMLIAGRGVQGLAGGGIMSLVSIIIADLFSMRHRSLYVSATALVWVLAGTTGPVIGGALSQYATWRWCFWINLPVCGVALVVIFFFLDLHNPHTKLRDGLKAIDWLGTASTVTIILLLLLGLDFGGVTFAWDSPTVICMVVFGILLVGFFIFAERRLARYPLLDLRVFQDWSNNAAVLVAVSHSMATTGTEYYLPLYFQSVKQASPSKSGVLILPMMITASLCDVAIGVLVHKTGRYREVVWAGTMLLTLGTGLYITFGIDTSLAHIIGFQVIGGIGFSMLLITPMLALQNNVAQPDVAVATGTLGFMRSIATSLSIVLGGVVFQNSMSGQQPSLVSAGLDDAHLTSFSGHDAAASVELVASVQDPAQNHAVLNAYSVSIRNMFILYTAVAAVGLLASPFIKQRRMSEEHQETKTGIENMTAHKPKD, encoded by the exons ATGGACGAAATCTCAGTTGCCCAACCTCAAAACCCCTCCCTTGGTTTAGAAACACCCGTGCAGCAAGGACCAGCTACTATCCCCGCCATGGAGCCTCTCCAGGTGTCTGAAGACCCGGCCAGTTCTCCCCCAGCTAGGTCCAAATTGCGCAtctatagtattatattGATGCTTTGT ctcgtcctcttcatcgcggCGCTCGACCAGACCATTGTCGCAACTGCCATTCCTTCAATGACCAAAGACCTGAACTCCGCTGCAGGCTATACATGGATCGGTGCCTCCTATCTACTCGCAATGTGCGCCGCGAATCCAACGTGGGTGCGCATCAGCGACATCTGGGGTCGCAAGCCTGCCGCCCTCGGTGCAAACATTGTCTTCACCATCGGCAGTGTCATTGCAGGTGCAAGCACTACTATGCCCATGCTGATTGCCGGACGAGGGGTGCAAGGTCTTGCCGGCGGAGGGATCATGTCGCTGGTCAGTATTATTATCGCGGATCTCTTCAGTATGCGGCATCGATCGCTGTATGTCAGTGCGACTGCGCTTGTCTGGGTCCTTGCTGGAACCACGGGCCCTGTTATCGGAGGCGCTTTGTCGCAGTATGCAacctggcgctggtgctTCTGGATTAACCTTCCTGTCTGTGGCGTTGCTCTAGTCGTCatattcttttttcttgACCTGCATAACCCGCATACGAAGCTGCGCGACGGCTTGAAGGCCATTGACTGGCTTGGAACCGCTTCGACTGTGACAATCATTCTTTTActtctcctcggcctcgactTTGGCGGCGTGACGTTTGCCTGGGATAGCCCAACCGTCATTTGCATGGTCGTGTTCGGAATCCTACTGGTTGGGTTCTTTATCTTCGCCGAGAGACGCCTTGCGAGGTACCCCCTGTTGGATTTGAGGGTTTTCCAGGACTGGTCTAACAACGCCGCTGTTCTAGTCGCTGTTTCACATAGCATGGCTACAACAGGCACGGAGTACTACCTTCCCTTATACTTCCAAAGCGTCAAGCAAGCGTCGCCTAGCAAAAGTGGTGTTCTAATCTTGCCCATGATGATCACTGCATCGCTCTGCGACGTCGCGATAGGCGTTCTTGTCCACAAGACCGGCCGTTACCGGGAAGTCGTCTGGGCTGGAACGATGCTCCTGACTCTGGGAACGGGGCTATATATCACATTTGGAATTGATACGTCCCTGGCGCATATTATCGGCTTTCAGGTCATAGGTGGTATCGGTTTCTCCATGCTCCTCATTACGCCCATGCTCGCGCTCCAGAACAACGTTGCGCAACCAGACGTGGCAGTCGCGACAGGCACATTAGGCTTCATGCGCAGCATTGCTACTTCTCTTTCGATAGTGCTTGGTGGTGTAGTCTTCCAGAATAGCATGTCTGGCCAGCAACCATCTCTTGTCTCGGCTGGTCTTGACGACGCCCATCTCACGTCATTTTCAGGACACGATGCTGCAGCAAGCGTGGAGTTGGTCGCGTCAGTCCAGGACCCAGCTCAGAATCACGCTGTTCTGAATGCGTACTCAGTGAGTATCCGCAATATGTTTATACTGTACACGGCTGTTGCGGCCGTGGGGTTGTTAGCCAGCCCGTTCATTAAGCAGCGCCGCATGAGTGAGGAGCATCAGGAGACTAAGACTGGGATTGAAAATATGACGGCGCATAAGCCGAAAGATTGA
- a CDS encoding uncharacterized protein (COG:S;~EggNog:ENOG410PWCI;~InterPro:IPR021858;~PFAM:PF11951): MSSEPDMPPKKGAQGRKKDAIHFVNARPASETERLDIKRMVRAHVGKWISTQTKDRAAGPAVVVDPPLVPSAEHTDPSQAFELDSDDPYLPSTCASSTLSPVSSASSRASPESCISSSSHTAIPVTTAPPHTQAELTLAIIPPRTIFPPSNPDLRHPRSDDQDGVVYTSDGSDTPSPPHNGEYIETVGAGRLDPFRAYAAQFEPEFVQISEEYCLSCLWPGLTPGPSGTNMQSWFPMSLSDPTLFTAFLYGSLSHMRVQALNGWIPRQLFHHRQQRLLETVEMETIKMVSREMDNPSRAVCDAMIFSVVCMAHNKADDDITHFQSTPFTPPMQRLQWLDVYGSLKPNLVHIRGLVQMVNLRGGIEKIELPGLASVISFSDLVTSSTFLSHPVFPFVPLEANRKNLTMQEMLGYTTASVDQYYAHFQHLGLPRLFAELLCAMNTYIALVDHCMDPQVSYDLCLLADQRNIVHFTLLSLPHAAIQPDPNNPYYNPQPQDIVYETFRLATLVFGIGIILPLPAQSTPLTKIAELIHNVLRIPNNLSLWSAPQAQVGLLWILTLGGIAATHTPRRSWYVDMLRRVVDHNRITSYDDLKRYLTLVIWQPSSCEKPGADLWADVEKSREYL, encoded by the exons ATGAGCAGTGAGCCGGACATGCCCCCCAAAAAAGGCGCCCAAGGGCGCAAAAAGGACGCCATTCACTTCGTCAACGCGCGCCCCGCCTCCGAGACCGAGCGACTGGACATCAAGCGGATGGTACGTGCCCACGTTGGGAAATGGATCTCGACGCAAACCAAGGATCGTGCTGCCGGTCCTGCTGTTGTCGTCGACCCCCCGCTTGTCCCTTCCGCCGAACACACAGATCCCTCGCAGGCTTTCGAGCTGGACTCTGACGACCCCTACCTCCCCTCTACTTGTGCCTCCTCGACCTTATCACCTGTctcttccgcctcctcgcGCGCCTCGCCCGAGTCGTgcatctccagctcctcacaTACTGCAATCCCCGTTACTACCGCACCGCCGCATACACAGGCGGAGCTGACGCTTGCTATCATTCCTCCCCGCACTATCTTCCCTCCATCGAACCCTGATTTACGTCACCCGCGAAGCGACGACCAAGACGGTGTTGTGTATACATCGGATGGATCAGACACTCCCAGCCCTCCCCATAATGGAGAGTACATTGAAACCGTTGGTGCCGGCCGTCTTGATCCATTCCGAGCCTATGCAGCGCAGTTTGAGCCAGAATTTGTCCAGATATCGGAGGAATATT GTTTATCATGCCTGTGGCCTGGCCTTACCCCTGGCCCTTCAGGAACTAATATGCAATCGTGGTTCCCGATGTCCTTGTCTGATCCGACTCTCTTTACCGCATTCCTATACGGGTCCCTCTCACACATGCGCGTTCAAGCGTTGAACGGTTGGATCCCTCGACAACTGTTTCATCACCGGCAGCAGCGCCTTCTTGAAACCGTCGAAATGGAGACAATTAAGATGGTTAGTCGCGAGATGGACAATCCGAGTCGTGCGGTCTGTGATGCCATGATATTCAGCGTTGTCTGCATGGCACACAACAAAGCAGATGACGATATAACCCATTTTCAGAGCACTCCATTCACTCCGCCGATGCAACGATTGCAATGGCTCGACGTGTACGGTAGTCTTAAACCGAACCTCGTTCATATCAGAGGTCTGGTTCAGATGGTCAATTTGAGAGGTGGGATCGAAAAAATCGAGTTGCCTGGTTTGGCCTCGGTGATATCCTT TTCCGATCTTGTAACCTCTAGCACGTTCCTTTCACACCCAGTTTTTCCCTTTGTCCCCCTCGAAGCGAATCGCAAAAACCTGACTATGCAGGAGATGCTGGGATACACCACTGCCAGTGTTGATCAGTATTATGCGCATTTTCAACACCTAGGTCTCCCGCGCCTCTTTGCAGAACTCCTTTGTGCTATGAACACATACATCGCCCTCGTCGACCACTGTATGGACCCTCAAGTGAGCTACGATCTTTGTCTCCTTGCCGATCAACGGAACATCGTCCACTTcacccttctcagcctccctCACGCAGCCATCCAACCCGATCCAAACAACCCATACTACAACCCTCAACCCCAAGATATCGTTTACGAAACATTCCGCCTCGCAACCTTAGTCTTTGGAATCGGCATTATTCTTCCCCTGCCGGCACAAAGCACACCACTCACCAAAATCGCTGAGCTCATCCACAATGTCCTTCGAATCCCGAACAATCTTTCCTTATGGAGCGCCCCACAAGCCCAGGTTGGGCTCCTCTGGATCCTCACACTGGGTGGTATCGCGGCGACTCATACTCCACGTCGTTCGTGGTACGTCGACATGCTGCGTCGGGTCGTGGATCACAACCGGATTACTTCGTACGACGATCTAAAACGATACCTAACCTTAGTAATCTGGCAGCCATCCTCATGTGAAAAGCCAGGCGCTGATTTGTGGGCTGATGTTGAAAAATCGCGTGAATACCTGTGA